A stretch of the Halomonas sp. CH40 genome encodes the following:
- a CDS encoding DUF4209 domain-containing protein — protein MSDAEEAAVMVNAIVEKARKGECVYCHGEILSKARDDATAEKLKPYLKPVGEVASYQFRQSNPTEPFDALFQSSDRRSAIPSDLGEDDLERLQAILPHIRSIEIRARISDVLWLRQRRPEDAKAAVASYIEAAHDGFDLDHWTFSAEAAERALRLASLFRRKEPDLCQSVANVLLGWIEEHSATGQRFLTARSISLLLQFGYGDPSDLHQRATAIAKIAQEASDYHRAEEYWRLAVEAARAAGDEAAANGAQVQLAESYAACARMHGKSGMLASHWMQKAVEAYKAVPGSKETREELYQELLNFQKQSLSEMGQFDHSVDITDILKATVEAMEGLEATDALFKLAFGLAAQPNYEKLRAQAQELAQKYPLSSLFGGVHLDREGKVIAKSEGSFRSEDGVSSREVYRLAAHEHQFIVIGQLAPAIDVLITEHAISEQDILSVVVNNPFVEPGQERLYAKALWAGLSRDFIVATSLLLPLLENSLRHVLKGAGERVSTLNPSGIQEALRIGALLDHPKTEEIFGKDAVADLKGILIERTYGNLRNQVSHGLVTWGTFQQPYCVYLWWLVLRFVLMPYYENWATQERGDGEPEI, from the coding sequence ATGAGCGATGCTGAAGAAGCGGCGGTGATGGTCAATGCGATCGTCGAAAAAGCCCGAAAGGGTGAGTGCGTCTATTGCCACGGCGAGATACTCTCGAAAGCGCGGGATGACGCGACAGCCGAAAAGCTCAAGCCGTACCTCAAGCCGGTTGGTGAAGTCGCTTCGTATCAGTTCCGCCAGTCCAATCCAACAGAACCATTCGATGCCTTGTTTCAGAGCTCAGATAGACGTTCTGCAATTCCGTCAGATTTGGGCGAGGATGATCTAGAACGGTTGCAAGCGATTCTCCCTCACATTCGCAGCATCGAGATTCGAGCTAGGATTTCTGATGTCTTGTGGTTGCGTCAACGACGACCAGAGGATGCAAAGGCTGCGGTTGCGAGCTACATCGAAGCAGCTCATGATGGTTTCGATCTGGACCATTGGACTTTTTCAGCGGAAGCGGCCGAACGCGCTCTACGGCTTGCCAGCTTATTCCGCCGAAAAGAGCCGGATTTGTGCCAATCGGTCGCCAATGTTCTGCTGGGCTGGATAGAGGAGCACTCTGCAACAGGCCAGCGGTTTCTGACCGCAAGGTCAATATCGCTGTTGTTGCAATTTGGCTACGGCGATCCCTCCGATCTGCATCAGCGCGCCACGGCCATTGCGAAAATCGCTCAAGAAGCTTCCGACTATCATCGAGCGGAAGAATACTGGCGCCTGGCCGTTGAAGCAGCCCGGGCAGCGGGTGACGAAGCAGCGGCGAACGGGGCTCAAGTTCAGCTAGCGGAGTCGTACGCTGCATGTGCTCGGATGCACGGCAAATCGGGAATGCTTGCATCACACTGGATGCAGAAGGCGGTGGAAGCGTATAAGGCCGTTCCTGGCTCAAAAGAGACGCGCGAAGAGCTCTATCAGGAACTGCTCAATTTCCAAAAGCAATCTCTCTCAGAGATGGGACAATTCGATCATTCTGTTGATATCACTGACATTTTGAAGGCGACCGTTGAGGCGATGGAGGGGCTCGAAGCCACTGACGCCCTCTTCAAGCTTGCTTTTGGACTTGCGGCACAACCGAACTACGAGAAACTTAGGGCACAAGCGCAAGAGTTGGCGCAAAAATACCCGCTTTCATCATTGTTTGGTGGCGTGCATCTTGATAGAGAAGGCAAGGTGATTGCGAAGTCTGAGGGTAGTTTCCGTAGCGAAGACGGGGTATCGAGCCGAGAGGTCTATCGCCTCGCGGCGCATGAGCACCAGTTCATAGTCATTGGTCAACTAGCTCCCGCGATTGATGTCCTGATCACCGAACACGCCATATCTGAGCAAGACATTTTGTCCGTCGTTGTCAACAATCCTTTTGTGGAGCCCGGGCAAGAGAGGCTATATGCGAAGGCGTTGTGGGCGGGCCTCAGTCGGGATTTCATCGTTGCAACCTCTCTCCTGCTCCCCTTGCTGGAGAATTCACTTCGACACGTACTCAAAGGAGCGGGGGAACGCGTTTCGACACTGAACCCATCTGGGATTCAGGAAGCGCTGAGAATCGGAGCCTTGCTGGATCACCCAAAGACTGAAGAAATCTTCGGGAAAGACGCCGTCGCAGATCTCAAGGGAATCTTGATCGAGAGAACCTACGGAAATCTGCGAAACCAAGTGTCACACGGATTGGTGACATGGGGAACGTTCCAGCAACCGTACTGTGTCTACCTGTGGTGGCTCGTTCTACGGTTCGTCCTGATGCCGTACTACGAAAATTGGGCCACTCAAGAGCGAGGCGATGGCGAGCCGGAAATCTAA